The following are encoded together in the Buteo buteo chromosome 2, bButBut1.hap1.1, whole genome shotgun sequence genome:
- the IL6 gene encoding LOW QUALITY PROTEIN: interleukin-6 (The sequence of the model RefSeq protein was modified relative to this genomic sequence to represent the inferred CDS: inserted 2 bases in 1 codon) — protein MKFPRGCDRDRDCDRAGRRRPPALRAAAAALPPLLLLLLLPRAAAAPLAADSSGEAEPEEAAGRRAALPDCVRLARLLHARAAQLQEEVGSGRHGGXRTQPARGRPPPGRGATKVLGVSPQMCEKFTVCKNSMEMLAQNNLNLPKVTEEDGCLLAGFDEDKCLRKISSGLFTFQTYLEYIQETFTSEKQNVESLCYSTEHLANTIRQMVANPDEVIIPDSATQESLRAKLKSNKNWIEKITTHLILRDFTSFMEKTVRAIRYLKNTRSFSV, from the exons ATGAAGTTTCCCCGGGGCTGCGACCGCGACCGTGACTGCGAccgcgccggccgccgccgcccgcccgccctccgcgccgccgccgccgccctgccgccgctgctgctcctcctgctgctgccgcgggccgccgccgccccgctggCCGCCGACTCCTCGGGGGAGGCCGAgccggaggaggcggcggggcggcgggcggcgctgcCCGACTGCGTGCGGCTGGCCCGGCTGCTGCACGCCCGGGCggcccagctgcaggaggaggtgggttCGGGGCGGCACGGGGG TCGCACGCAGCCGGCCCGGGGGCGGCCGCCTCCCGGCCGAGGTGCGACGAAAGTTCTCGGTGTCTCTCCCCAGATGTGCGAGAAGTTCACCGTCTGCAAGAACAGCATGGAAATGCTCGCCCAGAACAACCTCAACCTCCCCAAGGTGACGGAGGAGGACGGGTGCCTGCTCGCCGGCTTCGATGAG GATAAATGCTTGAGGAAAATCTCCAGCGGGCTTTTTACGTTTCAGACGTACCTTGAATACATACAAGAAACTTTTACTAGTGAAAAGCAAAACGTTGAATCGCTGTGCTATAGCACAGAGCACCTGGCAAATACCATAAGACAGATG GTGGCCAATCCCGATGAAGTGATCATCCCAGACTCCGCCACCCAGGAATCCCTCCGTGCAAAGCTGAAGTCCAATAAGAACTGGATAGAGAAAATCACCACCCACCTCATTCTCCGAGACTTTACTTCATTTATGGAGAAAACAGTGAGGGCCATTCGCTACTTGAAAAACACCAGGAGTTTCAGTGTCTGA
- the TOMM7 gene encoding mitochondrial import receptor subunit TOM7 homolog: MGSRPPPPAQRYKGGWAPPPPLSPAAGMPKLSKEAKQRLQQLFKGGQFAIRWGFIPVVLYLGFKRGADPGMPEPTIWSLLWG; the protein is encoded by the exons CGCCCACCGCCGCCGGCGCAGCGTTACAAGGGCGGCTgggctcctcctcctcctctctcccccgccgccggcaTGCCGAAGCTGAGCAAGGAGGCCAAGCAGCGGCTACAGCAGCTCTTCAAGGGCGGCCAGTTCGCCATCCGCTGGGGCTTCATCCCCGTCGTGCTCTACCTAG GTTTTAAGAGAGGTGCAGATCCTGGAATGCCTGAGCCAACTATCTGGAG TCTACTTTGGGGATGA